The Lycium barbarum isolate Lr01 chromosome 4, ASM1917538v2, whole genome shotgun sequence nucleotide sequence ACAGATTAGGAGATCATCATACCATGATGTGATAAGGGTGAATGAAATACAGAAGTATTTGGACATCACTTCAGTTCAGACCTACATTATCAACAGTGCTAAGGTTGTCTTCTTGAATGAGAGACCACAACCTAGGCCAGGCAAAGGTGTCACTAATACCTGTGATGTTTGTGAAAGGAGCCTTCTTGACTCCTTCAAATTCTGCTCTCTTGGTTGCAAGGTACAGTATTTTAATTCTCTTTTTAGCTCCATTCTTTACCCCTGTACAAATTTTCTTGCATTTATTTTGACTTTTAATGGTAGTCATTAAATTGGTAGATATTCTAAGTTGGGGGTAGTTGGCTTTTGACAAAATGTGAAGCAACTGAATGGGTGGGGTGTGGAGTTTCCACTCACATTTTACTAGTCCATTATTGGGCACAAACTTTGGCATCATCAACAGTTTTTTTTGGgaacacaaataaaaaaaaattaacaatatGGGattttgagattggaaatagatTACATTTAAGGTGATTCTGAATCTTGATTGTTAGCGATTCTAGGAATGGTCATTTATTAATTTGTAAATTTTGATTATTTTACAGATTGTTGGGACATCAAAAAACTTTGTGAAGAGGCCAAGGCCAAAACAATCACCGGAGAAGAAAAGGTCACCGGTGGCAACCTATGACTCCGAGGATTCTTACAGCAGTAGCAGCCATGGTCGGCACAACAGCCCAATCAACAAGGTTCAAAGTTTCAGTCCGTCAACACCCCCTCCAACTTCTGTTAATTACAGAACAGCCAAGCGAAGAAAGGGAATTCCACATCGAGCCCCAATGGGAGGACTAGTTATGGGATATTAATCAAGTCCAAGTCCAAGTAATCAGAATGCAGCTTCCTCCAAACTCATTAAAACACTAGTGCTTTCTCTAGAAAAGGCCAGTGTTTGATAAGTATTGTATATATACTTTATAGGTACTAGTATGTAATGGGAAAAGTTGGAGGAGGGGTGGAAGTTTAAATAAGAAAATGTGAAGGGACTAATAGGGTTAAAAGTTAGAAGGTGGGCTTAGAAAATAAGccatatatgttattattatatgGTATGATATGATGAAATATCGTATACTATACTATATGATGAAATATCATATACAGCGACTCTGGGCTTTAGGAGTGGTTATACataagttttgtttgtttttttctcTCGTGTAATCAAAAATGTAAATATAATGTTCCTGTAGTTTGGATATTTTAACAACCGTGTTTATCTTCTTGTTTGTATCAATTTTGAATATTTTTTGTGGTGtgctgaatttttttttaatttttttgagcaATAGCTGCTAATCTTGGAAACTTTTGACTGGTTGAGGTAACTTCCAATTGGTTTTGGTCATCATGGGGTCTCTGGTGGGGCGACATCAAGCCACGTGGCTGGTGATGATTGGGTAAAGGATTCTAGGTGTCTTTGGTTTATGGAATTGTGGGTGTATGTCAGCCGCCGCCCCCGCTGGGTTAGTTTCTTGGTGGAGGGGTTTTGCCGTTTGTTTAGTGGAGAGCTAGGTGATTGGTGGCCGTTAGATTAAATGTTTGATTGGACGGTCCAGATTCTGCAATGACGTTTATGAGCGATCTTTTGACTTCTATAATTGTGTACCAATTCGGGATTTGGGAAAATAGAAAGTGGTAGTATTTGATTTTTTGCCGTTTCCCATACACAAAAATGCTCGCTCAATTTCGCCCctttaattttaaataaaaagaaTACCGTAGAAGAAAAGGTGAATGTGTATTCGGGGACCAGGGACCCCATGGATCTGATTAAAATTGCAAGTGGCAATTTGTTGATTGAAGTGTTgtgttatttatttataaaatactATTTACTTGTATCATATTTTAAATTTTACGTTTGGCTTTGAATTGTTGAAAAATTTACATGTAAATTGTAGGTACAAGTGATTTGGCTTTCAGAGTTCAGACATAAAAACACACTTCAATAGTCAAAATGTTACAATTTATATCAAATTGTGTAAACAACAATGATAAATCCAGTGTAATTTTATAAGTTGGGTAAGAATAGAATAGTACTATTTAAAT carries:
- the LOC132635296 gene encoding protein RGF1 INDUCIBLE TRANSCRIPTION FACTOR 1-like, translating into MGAGGPDEEDNKWPPWLKPLLKERFFVQCKLHADSHKSECNMYCLDCMDGALCSLCLSHHKDHRAIQIRRSSYHDVIRVNEIQKYLDITSVQTYIINSAKVVFLNERPQPRPGKGVTNTCDVCERSLLDSFKFCSLGCKIVGTSKNFVKRPRPKQSPEKKRSPVATYDSEDSYSSSSHGRHNSPINKVQSFSPSTPPPTSVNYRTAKRRKGIPHRAPMGGLVMGY